The Brassica oleracea var. oleracea cultivar TO1000 chromosome C6, BOL, whole genome shotgun sequence genomic interval GCATGACTGAGATTGATTGTCTGCATGCCGGACAAAAATATTGACTTATCGGTAAGGAGTATGTTGTATATATGTAACTGCGGCATGAAACTTGGTCAATACCTTTTTTTTCTTTTACCAGTTGCATTCTCTAAAACTCTGACATTATTATTTTAAAATTTTTGACCTCGATTAATTAGTACTTTTCATCTGTTTTTAAAACCATAACGTAAAAATCATGAAAGAGATTATACATGTACGTAAGAAGCATATCTGAATATTTAAATACAGAAGATCGACTAGAATAAGTATCATTGACTATTGGGAAGCTAGTTTAGTTGAAGAACAAAACTTAGTTTCGCCCTCTAAGGTGAATCTAAAGATTCACCAACTAGATAATTAATAAAAAATATTAAATTTTATTTTAAGAAATTAAAATAGTTAAAAAAAGAATGATGCCTAACAAAATCCTAAATCTTAAACTTTAAACCCCTAAATACTAAATCCAAACCCTATACCCTAAACAAAAATAGTAAACCCTAAAACTAAACCCTATACTATAAACCCAAATCCTAAACCCTAAACCCTAAACCCAAACTGTAAACCCAAATCCTAAACTCTAAACCCAAATCCTATACCCTAAACCAAATTGTAAACCTTAAACCCAAATTCAAACCTTTGGGGTTTAGGGTTTACGGTTTGGGTTTATGGTCCATTATTCAGGTTTAGGATATAGGGTTTGGGTTTAGGGTTTAGGATTTAGGTATAGGGTTTGGGTTTATGATCTAGAGTTTGGATTTAAGATTTAGGGTGTAGAGTTTGGATTTAGGATTTAGGGTTTAAAATTCGGATTTAGGATTTAGGGTTTAGAATTTAAGATTTAGGGTTTTGTTAGTGGCATCAGATTTTTTAATTATTTTTGATTTTTTTATAGAAATTTTAATATTTTTATTCTATTTTTATTAATAATTTAACTGACACTTTGATTGGTTATAAGAGGAGTGATGAATTTAAAAGTTCATCCTAGGGGGTGACCTAAATTTTGTCCACGTCGGTTGGTCGCAAGCTCTCCCACCCCCTTCTAATCGGCATATGTGCTTAATCGACGACAAGGCACGATTGCTGAGCAAATGAAAATATAAAATAAGAAAATCTAATCCCTTTGTCTAGCAATGAAAATCTTTAACCTTATTCCTTGGAGCCAGCCAGGGAAATGCTCCTTGTGAGAGCTTTCTATAATGCTAGGCCAGTGCACCCATAATCCTCTACCTAGGTTCGCCAGTGTCTAAGCTCACTTGTTGTTCCTTTGGTTTTATTTCTCGATGTTTGAACTCTCGAGCGGACCTTCTCGCAAAAGAAGCTCCCATTCACAAAACGCTGTATTCTTCCATGTTCACTCTCTTCCTCCATCTCGGTTGGTTCGAGAAACTAACCTGTTGGAAATTTAAGTAGATATTTTACAATTATTTAATATTTTTAGATAATGAAATATTGAACATAATTTTTATTTGTTCTTACATATATATTATAGTACATGTCTATATTTTTTATTTTGTGTTTAATTAGTTTTTATATTATTCAAATTATCTTCACATCCAAAATAAAAGGTACACTTTAATAAGTGTTTTCAGTCAATTATGTTTAATATTTACATAATTTTATTTTAAATATTCAGTCAAATATTTTTTCTTTGAATAACGATATTCAGTCAAATATAATAATACAGTAAGTTATTTTGATAAACTATATATATGTTTAATCTTTTACAAAAAACTATATATATGTTTATTCTGCATGCATAATCTACTTAATATACATTTTAAATACTCATATGTTTGATCTGCATTTTCATCTGCATCACCCTTAGAAATTTAATACTAGCAAACATCTCCATAGAAAAACCCACCAAAAATTGTTTCACCACTTTATCCTAAAGTAGTCCCAGCATGCGACAAAAATATTTACTCATTGATAAGGAATATTCCCTCTGTTCTTAAAAGATATACCTTTTAGTATTTTCACACATATTAAAAAAACACGTTAAACTACCATAATAAATGTATCATTTTATGTAATTTTCAATTTTCAATCTTTTAACTAATAGTAATTCAATAAAATCAATTAATTTTCTTGAAGTTTACAATTTTTTTATAGAAAACACAAAAATATATCTTTTTGAAACAATGTTTTTTCTAAAAAGTCTATTGAATGAATGGAGTATGTTGTATTGCTACTGCAGCATGGAACTTGATGAAAACCTTTTTTTTGTTCTTTTTAACAGTTAAATTCTCCATAATTCTAACTTTTTTATTTTAATTTGCTTAATCTCAACTAATTATAATTTTTTTATTTGTTTAGTATATCTTTCATTCTACAAAAAATAAAATTTTCATTTGTTTACACACTAAAAAAATTACATTTGAATTATAAATATATCATTTTCTGTGATTATCATTTTTCAACAAAATTTATATAAAACATAAAAGATATATTTTTGTGAAACAATTTTTTTTTTAAAATATTTATCTATGTCGAAAAGAGATAGTATATTTTGTTGACAAAAAAGAAAGTTGACAAAAAAAGGAGATAATACACAAAAAATGTGTGTACCCACATCAGTCCTGGGTTCGATTTCCCCTGGGAATTAAATTATCATCACTTGGCTAATCTGTATTTGGGCTTCAGCCCAAGTGGTTTACATGGTGGATCGTAATAGATGATCGGTTCACCCTTTGGCATTAGTCGGAAGGTATTCTAAACTCGGACCAAGCAGTGTGGTAGCCAGTCTACTTTGTAGTACTAAGTGCATTTCTCCCGAGGCCGACCAGATCAGCTCATAAGGTTTATCAAAAAAAAAAAAAAATTTGAAAGAGGAGAAATAAAGATTTATGTGAAGCACATATATATATGAATCCTTAAATACAGAAGATCGTTTGGAATTTCGCCGGTTATTGGAAGCTAACTAATGTGAATGAGGAAATCATCCGTCCTTTTGACCCTTTCTTCACCAATGACAATGGTGTTAACAAGGATGAGAAAAAATGGGCAAGAATCAAGAGGATCGATCTTCAAGTGATGATGAAGAAAAAGCTGAAGGGTATGAAGAAAAATGGAGTATGGACAGTGTCATGAACATAAACGCAGGATCTGAAGATGGAGCAAGCTCTCCTTAATCTACTTCCCCAATGCTTCGTAAATAGAGGTAATGAAAACTAAGGATTACCCCTCTCTGTTCCGTGTTGCCTTGCTTTACAAGATACCGTTTTTCTGAGCCCTAACACTGTCTTTGTTAAAACAAATGAAGGGCTTGAAGCTGGAGAAGTGGAGAATGTTCTTTGTCGTTGTGAACTCTGTAACCTTTCTTTTCCTTTGTTAAATTTTAATACGAAAGCCAGTTTAAAAAAAAAATGTTCTCCTATACGATGGCCAAGATATCGATGCTTACTTCAGCAAATTGCTACATTATGATCGGAATTTGCAGTCATAGCTTTTGAAGTAGAATCAAGAGGCTCTAATAAGGTGGCAATAGAGATAGCAAAAAGTGTTCTGAGGGACGGGCGGTTACAGTCTTATCTTGCATTGGGTGGCCCGTCATGGCTACATGATCTCATTCAGACGGTGGTTACGTTCGTTAACTCTTAACCCCTTCCCTTAGGGTGAGTTTATGTTGTTTTCTATTGTCTGTGATGTCTTTTCTCGGTGTTGGCCTTTGTTTCTTTACGTTTCAGTTTTGTGTTTCATCTTATAAACTAGAGCGTTGCCTCTTGCATTTGAGTTAAAAAAAAAAAAAAGTTCTTTGTCGTTCTTTAAACTGTGTTTCATATAATTGTGGAGAAAGAAAAATCCAGAGAAATAAGAAACATTGTAGGTTTTGTGCGTTTGAGGTGTATTAGTTTTTTTTTCCATTTTGGTTGTATTTATATTCACATATTTTTGTTATTAAAATGATTTGGCCACGATTTGTAATGTATACGATTGTACTTGGAAAGTATTTTCTTTTTTATTTATTTGTTGGTTGATTGATTTTCATTGTCCATGTGTTAATGTCTCATCTATCACATATTTTTGTTAAATGAACCACAAAAAAAAATATTATCAAAAAGACAAGGCAATCAAGATAAACCAATAATATTTCTCCACGTGTCAGTTGCTAACAAGAAGTTCAGATTTTCACTGGATGAGATGTTTGCCTTATAAAACTGCACACAGCCTCATCTTCATCCTCTAGCTCCTTGCCGTGTCTCTCTACAGCTTCTGCAACTCTCTCTATGGCTGCTGAAATGGCGTTAGTGAAACCCATCTCCAAGTTTGCATCTCCAAGACTCTCCAACCCGAGCAAATACCTCTCTGGCCAACGTTTCTCCACCGTGATCAGAATGTCAGCCACCTCCTCGCCGCCTCCTCCGGCTACTGCCACCGCGAAGTCCAAGAAGGGGACGAAGAAGGAAATTCAGGAGTCTCTTCTGACTCCGAGGTTCTACACGACGGACTTCGAGGAGATGGAACAGCTTTTCAACACGGAGATCAACAAGAACCTTAACGAGGAAGAGTTCATTGCTCTGCTTCGAGAGTTCAAGACTGATTACAATCAGACACATTTCGTGAGGAACAAGGAGTTTAAAGAAGCTGCTGACAAGTTGCAGGGGCCTCTCCGACAGATCTTTGTTGAGTTTCTTGAGCGGTCTTGTACTGCTGAGTTCTCTGGTTTCCTTCTCTACAAGGAGCTTGGTAGAAGGCTCAAGGTATCTTTTTCTTTGAGATTTCAATCCGAAACTTTTAACTGTTTTAAGATAGTTTCATTTCAATTATGAACTCGGAAACTATCTCGGATATTATATTAGCTGGTTCCTAACTTTGTTATCAGAACAGAAAACCAACTTCGTAAATACACAAAGGAATTCTATATATCTAAAACCGAAAAACCGAACTTAAACTAGAAATGTCCATGCCTATTTTGAACTAGTAAGTTCTGTGTGTTTCAAGTGTTGTTCTTGGTTTAGTGTTTCTTGTCTACATTGTGCTTGAAGGCTTGAAAGTTGTTTCATGGATCATTTTGTTACTGGTCTGATCTTAATCTTTTGATCTGTTGGTAATGCAGAAAACGAACCCTGTTGTGGCTGAGATCTTCTCTCTTATGTCCAGAGATGAAGCAAGACATGCCGGGTAAGATCTCTCAACAAAAAAAAAAAGAACTCTCTTCTTGATTTTTATCTGATGACAAACTTTTCTTGCAGGTTCTTGAACAAGGGTTTATCTGATTTCAACTTGGCTCTTGACTTGGGTTTCCTGACAAAGGCAAGGAAGTACACTTTCTTCAAACCCAAGTTCATCTTCTACGCGACTTACTTGTCCGAGAAAATCGGGTACTGGAGGTACATCACAATCTACAGACACCTTAAGCAGAACCCTGAGTTCCAATGTTACCCTATCTTCAAGTACTTTGAGAACTGGTGCCAAGACGAGAATCGTCATGGAGATTTCTTCTCTGCTTTGATGAAAGCTCAGCCTCAGTTCCTCAATGACTGGCAAGCCAAGCTCTGGTCTCGTTTCTTCTGCCTCTCGGTTAGTAAACATTAACTCTCTACTTCCAAATATATTTTAAAACATTGTCCTGACCAATAAGAGGATTGTTTTTTTTTTTTTTTTTGCAGGTTTATGTGACAATGTACCTCAATGATTGTCAAAGAACTGATTTCTACGAGGGTATTGGGTTAAACACCAAGGAGTTCGATATGCACGTCATCATTGAGGTAAAGTAACTTGAAACCAGAAGATTAATAGTAGTAAGTAAGCTGTGTGTCTGAAAATGTTGGAAACTTTTGTTTCAGACAAACCGAACCACGGCAAGAATCTTCCCGGCTGTGCTGGATGTTGAGAACCCTGAGTTCAAGAGGAAACTGGATAGAATGGTTGTGATCTATGAGAAGCTGATGGCTGTAGGAAAAACAGATGATCCTTCCTTTGTCAAGAACCTCAAGAAGGTTCCTCTCGTTGCTGGTTTAGTCTCTGAGATCTTGGCTGCTTATCTCATGCCTCCTGTTGAGTCTGGCTCCGTTGATTTCGCTGAGTTTGAGCCTAATCTTGTTTATTAGTAGCTGCCATTGTCAAGTTCTTGGTTTCTTGTAATTGAATGATGGAAACTTAGAAACATCTATTTTTGTTTGCAATAAAGCAAATACTTTTACTGCATCTATCTATCAATCACATTGCACAGTGGATTATCCAAAATTAACATTTTATTGAACTGATTGATACAACTGAGTTTGCTACATAAAAACACACAACATTCCCTGGATACAACAATCTAACCCTTCGTGTGTGTTTGTAGAGGAGAGCTGACCTCATTACTCACTCAGATTTAGCCTTAGGTTTCTCTTGTTGTTCTTCCGTCAGAGGCTTAAAGACAACATTGAAGAACCAAACAGCTAGCAATGTAGCCTTGACAGGTCCAAGCCAATACACAAGTAAATGCTCTTGTGTTATATGTTCACCGCGTGCATAAGCCCATCCCATCACCTGCAAAGGTTTCAACACACGACACTTATAACAAGGTTCTTATTGAAAATCATAATCACAAAGTCATTTTTATATGGGAGGCACATACAGCAGCTGGGTTCATGCATCCACCGGTTAAATCAGCTCCAAGAACATGGAGAGTCAACTTAGCGATACTACCAATCCAAGTCTTCATGAAGAAACTTCCTGGTATCTTTCTTGTAAGTCCCAACGAGAGCATTACTATGAAAAAGGTTAGTATCCCTTCCGTTAAAGCGCCGTGATGGATTGCTACGTTTAGTTTTGGTCCTTTTCCAATCTCAGGGAAAACGCGAATGATATGTTTAACCGCAAGGATTGATCCTAACACCTGCAATAACAAAACAATTTTATCAGCTTTATTACAAAACACAATGTCAAAACATGAAGCAAAAAAGATCTCCAAGATGAAGTCTTTTATGAAGCATAATTAGATCATAAATGATCTGACATTCTGAGAAAGAACCCGGTAACTACTTTGAAATTCTTACAGCAACACAGAAGCTCTAATCCCAACAAGTTATCGACTTTATTACACAACACAATGTGAAGACATGCACAGCAAAACAAGATCTCCAAGATGAAGTCTTTATGGAACATTACAGAACAAATTTGATCCGAATTTCTGAGAAGAACCCAATAGCTACTTTAACATTCTTACAGCAACAGAGAAGCTCCAATCACAACAAGTTATCAACTTTATTACACAGCACAAAGTGAAAACATGCAGCAAAAGATCTCTAAGATTAGAGTCTTTATGAAACACTAGAACAAAGATCAACACACAAGCCCCACTTTATAATTCCACATCTAGAAAAAGTCAACGAAGCAAACCTCGACGGGGATGCGAACCACGACGGAGAAGATGAAACTGCTGAAGCCACCGGAGACACCAGAAGCCAAAGCGGTCAAAGGGTTATAAAGTCCACCTTTGGTGAGTTTCTGAAGGAAAGCGAAGACGAACATGGAGATGACGGAGAAGAGATAACGGACGATATCGCCGGTCGTATCTTTCCGGCTGAACCCGAGTACTCCGTGGACTAAGATGTTGACCAGAACTCCTGCCCATATCCACATAAACGACAGAACAAGATCAGAAACCACTAAACTGATTCGACCCATTTTCGATGGAGCTCAATTTCTCAGGAAAGGAAGCTTTTTTTATGATTGGGTGTTATGAATCTAGCACATGATTGACGCTACAGACATTTTTGTGTATTGGGTGAATGTGGTGGTGACGTGAGTCAGCTTCCCACAATAAAGGTTTCGTTTTGTCTATAAAAGATTCTTTGGTATCGGTAAGATATTGTCGATGTTTGGTCAATGCCCAATAGACACGAAGTGAGAGAGAGGATATGGTTTAACAACTTGGTAACCCGTTAGGAAAAATAAATAATACAGCGTTGGTTGTTTTTCAAGTCTATTGGCTGGGACAGCTATGGTCGGAAATCAGACAAAACGGTTGGACTGGTCAACTGGTACAATTAGCCTTAAGCTCGGGTTTTCGCCTAAGTATTTTGGGCGGGAATGGTTATTGTACATAAAGGGAAAACTTGCCCTGGAAAAGTGCGTAAACGGTTATTTGGACGGTTTTGTGGGTCTAAACTGCTCAGCAGCTCATTGCTTCTTTCTTCATTTTTTCTTCACGAACACTCTAAGAAAAATCAGAGAGAAACTCAGAGAGCGAAAAGTCCGATCAAGAGAGAAAGTTTGATATTTGGCTGGATCGATCAAGTTCGATATTTGGCTGGATCGATCAAGTTCGAGTCAAGTGCGATCGATTGTTGGGTGATTTCGACTGTCATTTGAGAGATCCGAGGAAAACTGTGCAAGAGGTGTTAGGAAGACCAAATCAAACAGAAACATACCGACTCTAAGACAAAAGTCAGTGCGCAACCGTTAGTCTAATGTACTGAATCATAATTTGAATGCTAGGAGTTTATTTTGTGTACTGATTGCTTATCTAATTCAAATTAGCTGCATTGTTCTGGTTTGCATTGAGTGACCGGCTCCTTCCACCGATGCATCTAGAACAGATCATGCGCCTAGAGCCTTATGGCCTGGTAGGACTTGTCTAGATTCGATGGCACTTTCGCTTTGCACGGTTATGTCAACCAAGTATTTGACAGAATGATAAGCATGTCTGATTATTTTTTTACTGATTGACTCAATTGTTTTACTTTGGCTAAGTGGGATGGGATGAGCGTTATCTTTAAGGATTTTGTTGCTTATGTCTCATTTTTTTGGATGCAGATAAGGATCATACTCGAAATGGTAAAGACATATCTTGAAAGCGGGACTAAGGCAAGAAAGATGGATGGTGGATTTGAGTAGATATAGGGAAAGTTGTGATGTGACCCATATC includes:
- the LOC106299791 gene encoding magnesium-protoporphyrin IX monomethyl ester [oxidative] cyclase, chloroplastic gives rise to the protein MAAEMALVKPISKFASPRLSNPSKYLSGQRFSTVIRMSATSSPPPPATATAKSKKGTKKEIQESLLTPRFYTTDFEEMEQLFNTEINKNLNEEEFIALLREFKTDYNQTHFVRNKEFKEAADKLQGPLRQIFVEFLERSCTAEFSGFLLYKELGRRLKKTNPVVAEIFSLMSRDEARHAGFLNKGLSDFNLALDLGFLTKARKYTFFKPKFIFYATYLSEKIGYWRYITIYRHLKQNPEFQCYPIFKYFENWCQDENRHGDFFSALMKAQPQFLNDWQAKLWSRFFCLSVYVTMYLNDCQRTDFYEGIGLNTKEFDMHVIIETNRTTARIFPAVLDVENPEFKRKLDRMVVIYEKLMAVGKTDDPSFVKNLKKVPLVAGLVSEILAAYLMPPVESGSVDFAEFEPNLVY
- the LOC106299793 gene encoding probable aquaporin SIP2-1, whose product is MGRISLVVSDLVLSFMWIWAGVLVNILVHGVLGFSRKDTTGDIVRYLFSVISMFVFAFLQKLTKGGLYNPLTALASGVSGGFSSFIFSVVVRIPVEVLGSILAVKHIIRVFPEIGKGPKLNVAIHHGALTEGILTFFIVMLSLGLTRKIPGSFFMKTWIGSIAKLTLHVLGADLTGGCMNPAAVMGWAYARGEHITQEHLLVYWLGPVKATLLAVWFFNVVFKPLTEEQQEKPKAKSE